GCCAAGCGACAGCGCGAGCCGGGATCAGGGCCTCAACGGGGAATGGACGAAGCCCCGATGCCGGGTCAAGCCCGGCATGACAATTTTCGCTTCCCCGTGGCCGCCTCTGTACGCTTCCCCGTGGCCGCCTCTGTACGCTTCCCCGTGGTCGCCCGACCACGGATTCCTATGCGGAGTAGAAAAGACCGGGGCGACCCCGGTGAAGCGCAACATTTTGTTGCGGCTCGTTCCATGTCACCCTTCGATAAACTCGCGGTGCGCCATTTGTCATCCCGGCCAAGCGTAGCTCGAGCCGGGATCAGGGCCTCAACGGGGAATGGACGAAGCCCCGATGCCGGGTCAAGCCCGGCATGACAATGTTCCCACTATTGGGGATATTCTCACCCGGACTCCTTCCCTACATTTGTCATGGTGAGCCCCTCGGCAAGCTCTGGACAGGCTCTGCCGAACCATGGCTCGCAATTCTCCTCATCCGCTCCCTCACCGCCAAATGCAGTATCTCCGCCACCCGTTTAGCGCCTAGCCCGTCCACCACCCTCAGCGCCGATGACGCCATGACCGAAAGCCGGGCCGGGTCTTTCAAGAGCCCTTCCACCAGCCGGGCCAGTTCCGCTCCATTGAATTCAGGCGACCTGGAAAAATAGATAGCCATCCCTTCCCTCGCAAGCCCATCCGCAAACCGCTCCTGCCCCTCGAAAAAAGTGACGAGAATGGAAGGAGTCCCTACACATGCCAGCTCCCATGCGGTATTGCCCACCGAACACACCGCCAGCGCCGATTCCGCCATTTCCAGCGACAGGTCATCCACCCCCGAAAGTAATTCAAACGGATATCCCGCCAAATCAAGCCGGGCGGAAAGCCCTTTCAGATCGCCATACCCGTTACCCACCGCCACGGTGGCTTTTAACCCGGCGTGTTCAACCATATTCAGCGCATCTATAACCCTGGGGGTGATTTTATGCGGATCCGACCCGCCGAAAGAGATGAATACCCTTGAGGGATCTTTGGCTGGCGCCGCCTCCCGTCTTATCGCGTACTGCGGGCGGATAAGCAGATATTCCGGCCCCAGCAGAAGTTCGGCTTTCATGTTCGCGTATCTGGCCCGGTCGGCCCCAAGCCCGGCGTTCACCACTATGTGGGCGTTGCGGTTGTTGCCGTAAACATCGTCTATGGCCAGAACCACGGAACAGCAACGCCCTGCGGCTTCCATAAAATCTTCCTGGGAATGCAGAAGGTCCACCACTATCCCCACGGGTTTTAGCTCGTCCGCCAAACCCTCAAGGCAAGCCACCTCATCGGATGGGGTGGCGTCTTTTAGAAGCCTGGCCACCCGCCTGCCGCCACCCATGATTTTTTCCGAGACGCCGGACCCGTCATGATTCACCAGATAGGCAAAGCCGTACCCCAACCCCGAAAGCGCCAGTTCCAGCGCCATGCACCGGTAAAGATGCCCATACCCCGTGGCCGGATCGGCGTTTAGGCGGAACAGGATGGTCTGATTCATAGGGAAAGGTTACCAGCTTTCGGGCGCTTTAAAGACAGTTTTATAAGGCGCCTGTCATGGCAAGCTTGCCGGACCATGGACCCTTGCAGGCAAATCCCTTCCCCCTCGGCAGGCTCGGGGTGACAATCCCCCGTTATCCGTGGAGTTTATCACCACTGCCGCCCATCGAACGCTTCCACGTGGCCGCCCGACCACGGTTCCCCTCCCAAATTAAATCCTCCACCCTAAATCCTTTCCAGAAAAACGTCATCTAAAGGGGTTGAATTCTCAGGTAACCAGCTTACCAGGCTGTTTCATATTGACCGGAGGGGCGTTTTTGAATCTTTCAAGCTGTAAAACCGTCGCGTTAACCTTTATAACCCTGGCGATTTTCGCCGGGGCCGCGCTGGCGGCGGACGGCGCTTTGCCAGTGGAAGCCGCCCAGGCGGTAGCTCCATCCACAACCCCATGGTGGGTGTGGCCTCTGGCGCTTTTCGTGGTCACCTTTTTCATAGGCATCGTGGCGGTGCTGGGGGGCGTGGGGGGCGGCGTGCTGTTCGTTCCCATCGTCAGCGGGTTTTTCCCGTTCCATCTGGACTTTGTGCGGGGCGCCGGGTTGCTGGTAGCCCTTTCGGCGGCGCTGGCGGCCGGCCCGGGCCTTTTAAGAAAGGGCCTGGCGGATCTGCGGCTGGCCCTGCCCATGGGGCTTATCGCCTCCACCTCCGCCATCGGCGGAGCCCTGATCGGCCTGGCCCTCCCCACCAACGTGGTGCAGATAGCCTTGGGTGTCACCATCCTTGGCATAGTGGCGGTCATGTTCAAGGCCAAAAAGTCGGATTATCCCAATGTGCCCCAGTCGTGCGCCCTGTCCAGGGCCCTGCGGATCCACGGCATCTATTTCGAGGAGACGCTGGAAAAGAACGTGGACTGGAAAATCCACCGTGGCCCGGCGGGCATGGCCCTGTTCGTGTTAATAGGCGTCATGGCTGGCATGTTCGGGCTGGGCGCCGGATGGGCCAACGTGCCGGTGTTGAACCTTTTGCTGGGCGCGCCGTTAAAACTTTCGGTGGCCACCAGCATGTTCCTCCTTTCCATCACGGACACCTCGGCGGCCTGGGTGTATGTGAACAAGGGCGCGGTCCTACCCATGCTGGTCACCCCTTCGCTATTGGGCATCATGCTAGGCTCCATGACCGGGGTTAGAATATTGTCCAAGACCCGGCCCGCCTCGGTGCGATATATTGTTATCGTGATGCTGTTCCTGGCTGGCGCGCGCTCTGTGCTTAAAGGGTTTGGAATTTAACCGATGGCTGATAAAAAGAACAACAATAACCACGTAAACCGGGCCCAACCCACCGATAAACAGCTGGTGTACGCCAACATGCTGGACGTGGGGGTGAAAATCGGATGGC
Above is a genomic segment from Nitrospinota bacterium containing:
- a CDS encoding sulfite exporter TauE/SafE family protein; this encodes MTLAIFAGAALAADGALPVEAAQAVAPSTTPWWVWPLALFVVTFFIGIVAVLGGVGGGVLFVPIVSGFFPFHLDFVRGAGLLVALSAALAAGPGLLRKGLADLRLALPMGLIASTSAIGGALIGLALPTNVVQIALGVTILGIVAVMFKAKKSDYPNVPQSCALSRALRIHGIYFEETLEKNVDWKIHRGPAGMALFVLIGVMAGMFGLGAGWANVPVLNLLLGAPLKLSVATSMFLLSITDTSAAWVYVNKGAVLPMLVTPSLLGIMLGSMTGVRILSKTRPASVRYIVIVMLFLAGARSVLKGFGI